In Marmota flaviventris isolate mMarFla1 chromosome 17, mMarFla1.hap1, whole genome shotgun sequence, a single genomic region encodes these proteins:
- the LOC114082713 gene encoding small ribosomal subunit protein uS13-like encodes MSLVIPEKFQHILLVLNTNIHGRRKIAFAITAIKGVGRRYAHVVLRKADIDLTKRAGELTEDEVERVTTIMQNPRQYKIPDWFLNRQKDVKDGKYSQVLANGLDNKLREDLERLKKIRAHRGLRHFWGLRVRGQHTKSTGRRGRTVGVSKKK; translated from the coding sequence ATGTCTCTAGTGATTCCTGAAAAGTTCCAGCACATTTTGCTAGTACTCAACACAAACATCCATGGGCGGCGGAAAATAGCCTTTGCCATCACTGCCATTAAGGGTGTGGGGCGAAGGTATGCCCATGTGGTGTTGAGGAAAGCAGACATTGACCTCACCAAGAGGGCTGGAGAACTCACTGAAGATGAGGTTGAACGTGTGACCACCATTATGCAGAATCCACGACAGTACAAGATCCCAGACTGGTTCTTGAACAGACAGAAGGATGTAAAGGATGGAAAATACAGCCAGGTTCTGGCCAATGGTCTAGACAATAAACTCCGGGAGGACCTAGAGCGACTGAAGAAGATTAGGGCCCACAGGGGACTGCGCCACTTCTGGGGCCTTCGTGTCCGAGGCCAGCACACTAAGAGCACTGGGCGCCGCGGCCGCACCGTGGGTGTATCTAAGAAGAAATGA